A single region of the Hypanus sabinus isolate sHypSab1 chromosome 21, sHypSab1.hap1, whole genome shotgun sequence genome encodes:
- the LOC132379272 gene encoding cardiac-enriched FHL2-interacting protein, which yields MDSLNNRGSAKRRIMQAHSKPVDGFSDTSSAGSILDEADREVSSLTERAFKSLCVVEEGSCNEFEVHRSPLAVGVNHAAPAPEGKKYSGGKLKNCNVSPKVTKNQAKELPETFQESTGQYSVGEEKAGMGNGFLIEANEKNQQKSKVGAFHQCDRNFTGTVGVNAKPSSHFEPPGEDAIKDIAQFDPSAIISLHREKSSFSAACQENYWVTKKHVAQEKGSKTNTLGYLKSSQYRKPTDFKTLHDSNKKLDKALSEKVSRLKKLDTKNSFLHSECSAFKSWQDHSKSLFKEDASIQTQNPNVHLKASDEGTIAEKQAPSLVQAKSLNKVKETEMQHPVSRSPCNRDIEPHVPVAEENLHTVKGNQYQGGSPQMVRSEEGSGGMVENGVEEKGFQLWRNSRYPRNKMQMEAESVGVEEPTTKGPPMAEPVARGESPSFSISKLLTPNIVHGTNEAEPHRNQPTEVTPPFTQPCTNQGDEIKGDNQTLLGYKSKASNLMYSLKDVRKRVKSTYSPAVAPQNLSEPGKARFYLYQSTQQTSTRTSSAPVQLAIQENCATDASDQGKVGRVPSVADARPPADGLKVVMVPKGELDMGKNDNYLNLPSPQTVKEGGSYPVWRTRSSRPQSAMTASEIHAGRSPHRRASHQLNKPKTDLPTTTSQDLLTASGSPETSPIAQERAEMRRSKPECDPVCHSEKDGRTHERHSRRQEGALTSQRSEDAGLPTTDPSASSIRGSSHSIREDRTRQDLKLSSQSYIDLGTSKSQVQESLAGHHSKELCPGNNANVLKSRPAAENDKTFERNELEYYALSDPATSSERGGEKQATLMTFQSHSPQEILRGLPENKTKENGSAVMCEEKFYSIFSKQEEDRSGSNIPSSPRLGLFKAKENVLRTASGAKPTKLTLPKGVGEDAETPTTLPSNETPEGAKPDSVEMCLASSATPNPRPESTCSLDSKAAAKPPVVPPKSEKALRRAKKLATRRKRSESKQRYQSSEGAENDASPSVPMSPTSVPTSPLPASCSPAPQPPLTPCDFPALPDSLALDSAQSFTPLHSFPFSQQKLLQDPETGQYFVVDIPIQVQQKTLYDPETGNYFQVSIPSTGQNTTLDFFNTSYVLYPGFLSFPLTSSLRAPSQMSAPAVLLEIQREEESLNERTNFDLGYTEERENQPYIETLYDSHTGSRAASEKESWCSAINSQIQPEDHNLELIVMGDLEDIAIEND from the coding sequence ATGGACTCACTTAATAATAGAGGTTCAGCTAAAAGGAGAATCATGCAGGCACATTCTAAACCTGTGGATGGTTTTAGTGATACGTCAAGTGCTGGGAGCATTTTGGACGAAGCAGATAGAGAAGTAAGTAGTCTTACGGAACGTGCTTTCAAGAGCTTGTGTGTTGTAGAAGAAGGCTCGTGCAATGAGTTTGAGGTGCACAGATCACCACTGGCTGTCGGTGTGAATCATGCTGCTCCAGCCCCAGAAGGGAAAAAGTATTCTGGAGGCAAACTGAAAAACTGTAATGTGTCACCTAAAGTCACCAAGAATCAGGCAAAAGAGTTGCCAGAGACATTCCAAGAATCAACAGGACAATATTCTGTTGGAGAAGAGAAAGCTGGCATGGGAAATGGCTTCCTAATTGAAGCTAATGAGAAAAACCAGCAGAAATCAAAAGTTGGAGCTTTTCATCAATGTGACAGAAATTTCACTGGGACTGTTGGGGTCAATGCAAAGCCATCTTCACACTTTGAGCCACCTGGGGAAGACGCCATTAAAGACATTGCGCAGTTCGACCCGTCAGCCATCATCAGCTTGCACAGAGAGAAATCCAGCTTTTCTGCTGCTTGTCAGGAGAATTATTGGGTAACTAAAAAACATGTTGCTCAAGAGAAAGGCAGCAAAACCAATACTTTAGGATATCTGAAATCCTCCCAATATCGAAAACCTACTGACTTCAAGACTCTTCACGACTCCAATAAAAAATTGGATAAAGCCCTGTCTGAAAAAGTCAGCAGGCTGAAGAAGTTGGATACAAAGAACAGTTTCCTTCACAGTGAATGCAGTGCATTCAAATCCTGGCAGGATCACAGCAAGTCTCTGTTTAAAGAGGATGCTTCCATTCAAACACAGAACCCCAATGTCCACCTGAAAGCTTCTGACGAAGGTACCATCGCTGAGAAACAAGCTCCTTCATTAGTGCAGGCAAAGTCTCTTAACAAAGTCAAAGAAACTGAGATGCAGCATCCAGTCAGTCGTTCACCCTGTAATAGAGACATAGAACCCCATGTACCTGTGGCTGAAGAAAATCTCCACACTGTCAAAGGAAACCAGTATCAGGGTGGTAGTCCTCAGATGGTTAGATCTGAAGAGGGCAGTGGTGGCATGgtagaaaatggggttgaggagaaagGTTTTCAGCTGTGGAGGAACTCAAGGTATCCAAGAAACAAAATGCAAATGGAGGCTGAGTCAGTGGGTGTGGAAGAACCGACAACGAAAGGTCCACCCATGGCTGAACCAGTTGCTCGTGGGGAAAGcccttccttcagcatttcaaaGCTCCTGACACCAAACATTGTCCACGGTACAAATGAAGCAGAACCACACAGAAACCAGCCCACCGAGGTGACACCTCCCTTCACTCAGCCATGCACCAATCAGGGCGATGAGATCAAAGGTGACAACCAGACTCTTTTAGGCTATAAATCCAAAGCATCAAATCTGATGTACAGTCTGAAGGATGTCAGGAAACGGGTAAAATCCACCTACTCACCAGCTGTTGCTCCACAGAACCTGTCAGAGCCTGGAAAAGCCAGGTTCTATCTCTATCAAAGCACCCAGCAGACCAGCACAAGAACATCTTCCGCTCCTGTTCAGCTGGCCATCCAGGAAAACTGTGCGACTGATGCCAGTGATCAGGGGAAGGTTGGCAGGGTGCCCAGTGTTGCAGATGCAAGACCTCCTGCTGATGGTCTCAAAGTTGTCATGGTTCCCAAAGGCGAGCTGGACATGGGGAAGAATGATAACTATCTGAACCTGCCATCACCACAGACGGTTAAAGAAGGTGGGAGCTACCCCGTCTGGAGAACAAGAAGTTCCAGACCTCAGTCGGCCATGACAGCGTCAGAGATTCATGCAGGAAGAAGTCCGCACAGAAGGGCTTCACATCAGCTGAATAAACCGAAGACAGATCTTCCCACGACAACTTCACAGGACTTGCTGACTGCGAGTGGTAGCCCAGAGACATCTCCAATTGCGCAAGAAAGGGCAGAGATGAGACGGAGTAAGCCTGAATGTGACCCGGTCTGCCACTCAGAGAAAGATGGTCGCACACACGAGAGGCACTCCAGAAGGCAGGAGGGAGCATTGACGTCACAGCGGTCAGAGGATGCTGGTCTCCCAACCACAGACCCGAGTGCATCGAGCATCCGAGGTTCTTCCCATTCGATAAGAGAAGACAGGACCAGGCAGGATTTAAAGTTATCCAGTCAGTCCTACATTGACTTAGGTACCAGCAAGTCCCAGGTCCAGGAGTCACTAGCAGGTCACCACTCGAAGGAGCTGTGTCCTGGAAATAATGCCAATGTTTTGAAGAGTCGCCCTGCAGCCGAAAATGACAAAACCTTTGAAAGGAATGAGTTAGAGTATTACGCACTGAGTGATCCAGCTACAAGCtctgaaaggggaggggagaaacaGGCCACACTGATGACATTTCAAAGTCATTCCCCGCAGGAGATATTGAGAGGCCTGCCAGAGAATAAAACAAAGGAGAATGGTTCTGCAGTCATGTGCGAAGAAAAGTTCTACAGTATTTTCTCAAAACAGGAAGAAGACAGATCAGGAAGTAACATCCCAAGTTCCCCGCGACTTGGTCTGTTTAAAGCCAAGGAGAATGTACTGAGAACAGCCTCAGGAGCAAAACCCACAAAGCTAACTCTGCCCAAAGGGGTGGGTGAAGATGCTGAAACACCAACTACGCTTCCATCAAATGAAACCCCAGAAGGTGCCAAGCCTGACTCAGTTGAGATGTGTTTGGCCAGTTCAGCCACTCCCAATCCGAGGCCGGAATCAACATGCAGCCTGGATTCAAAAGCAGCGGCAAAACCACCTGTTGTCCCTCCCAAGTCGGAGAAAGCACTGCGCCGGGCCAAAAAGCTGGCAACCAGGAGGAAAAGGTCAGAGAGCAAGCAGAGATATCAGAGCAGCGAGGGAGCAGAAAATGATGCTTCTCCAAGTGTGCCCATGTCTCCCACAAGTGTGCCCACATCACCGCTGCCCGCGAGTTGCTCTCCAGCTCCTCAACCGCCACTCACTCCGTGTGATttccctgcccttcctgacagcctGGCATTAGATAGCGCTCAGTCCTTTACCCCTCTACATTCATTCCCATTCAGCCAACAGAAATTACTTCAAGATCCCGAAACTGGTCAATACTTTGTTGTAGATATTCCCATCCAAGTGCAGCAGAAGACATTGTACGATCCAGAGACTGGGAATTATTTCCAAGTGTCCATACCCTCGACAGGTCAAAATACCACACTAGACTTTTTTAACACTTCCTATGTGCTGTATCCTGGATTTCTGTCCTTCCCACTGACGTCGTCTCTTAGGGCCCCTTCCCAAATGTCAGCTCCCGCAGTGCTCCTGGAGATACAGAGGGAGGAGGAGTCTCTGAATGAACGGACTAACTTTGATCTGGGATACACAGAGGAGCGAGAAAACCAGCCATATATTGAGACACTATATGACTCTCACACAGGGAGCAGGGCAGCTAGTGAAAAGGAGTCGTGGTGTAGTGCGATAAATAGTCAGATCCAACCAGAAGACCATAACTTGGAattaatagtcatgggggatctGGAGGATATTGCCATAGAAAACGACTAA